In Leucoraja erinacea ecotype New England chromosome 15, Leri_hhj_1, whole genome shotgun sequence, the following proteins share a genomic window:
- the nkx6.2 gene encoding homeobox protein Nkx-6.2: MLAVGQMDNRQSAFVLNSTPLAALHNMTEMKTSIFPYSLQNPSSFKAPTLASLSAQIPLGTPHGISDILGRPAGCLLSGLPRLSGLATTAGMYFNPTAAAVSRYPKPLAELPGRPPIFWPGMIQGSPWRDPRLACPTQGSLILDKDGKKKHSRPTFSGQQIFALEKTFEQTKYLAGPERARLAYSLGMTESQVKVWFQNRRTKWRKKHAAEMATAKKKHDSETEKLKETSENEEDEDEYNRPLDPNSDDEKITRLLKKHKTASSLTILDPHSNSPEIL, from the exons ATGTTAGCCGTCGGGCAGATGGATAATCGCCAGAGTGCATTCGTCCTGAACAGTACGCCGCTAGCTGCGCTTCATAATATGACTGAAATGAAGACGTCTATATTTCCCTACTCTTTGCAGAATCCCTCGAGCTTCAAAGCCCCGACTCTGGCGAGTTTGAGCGCACAGATTCCACTGGGGACACCGCACGGAATTAGCGACATTCTAGGCCGCCCAGCCGGCTGTCTGCTCTCCGGACTTCCTCGACTGAGCGGGCTTGCCACCACGGCGGGGATGTATTTTAACCCCACAGCAGCTGCCGTCTCCAGGTACCCCAAGCCCCTTGCTGAATTGCCGGGAAGACCCCCCATCTTCTGGCCGGGGATGATCCAGGGGTCCCCGTGGAGAGACCCCAGGCTGGCCTGTCCAA CGCAAGGTAGTTTAATTCTGGACAAGGACGGAAAGAAGAAGCATTCTAGGCCAACATTTTCAGGTCAACAGATTTTTGCCTTGGAAAAAACGTTTGAACAGACGAAATATTTAGCTGGCCCAGAAAGAGCCCGATTAGCTTATTCTCTAGGAATGACGGAGAGTCAAGTCAAG GTGTGGTTCCAGAACAGACGTACCAAGTGGAGGAAGAAACATGCTGCGGAGATGGCCACAGCCAAAAAGAAGCACGATTCAGAGACTGAAAAACTGAAGGAAACGTCGGAAAACGAGGAGGACGAGGACGAGTACAATAGACCCCTGGATCCCAATTCAGACGACGAGAAAATCACACGGTTACTGAAAAAGCACAAAACCGCCAGCTCTCTGACCATCCTGGACCCACACAGCAACAGCCCAGAGATTTTGTGA